A single Ammospiza caudacuta isolate bAmmCau1 chromosome 6, bAmmCau1.pri, whole genome shotgun sequence DNA region contains:
- the CCND1 gene encoding G1/S-specific cyclin-D1, whose product MEHQLLCCEVETIRRAYLDASLLNDRVLQTMLKAEETCSPSVSYFKCVQKEILPYMRKIVATWMLEVCEEQKCEEEVFPLAMNYLDRFLSFEPLKKSRLQLLGATCMFVASKMKETIPLTAEKLCIYTDNSIRPDELLQMELLLVNKLKWNLAAMTPHDFIEHFLTKMPLAEDTKQIIRKHAQTFVALCATDIKFISNPPSMIAAGSVVAAVQGLHLGNTNTFLSYQCLTHFLSQVIKCDPDCLRACQEQIESLLESSLRQAQQHNVSSETKTVEDEADLSCTPTDVRDVNI is encoded by the exons ATGGAAcatcagctgctgtgctgcgAGGTGGAGACCATCCGACGAGCCTACCTGGATGCCAGCCTCCTCAATGACAGGGTGCTGCAGACAATGCTCAAGGCGGAGGAGACCTGCTCGCCCTCCGTCTCCTACTTCAAGTGCGTGCAGAAAGAAATCTTGCCATATATGAGGAAAATAGTTGCCACTTGGATGCTGGAG GTTTGCGAGGAGCAGAAGTGCGAAGAGGAAGTTTTCCCCTTGGCTATGAATTATTTGGACAGATTTTTGTCGTTCGAACCCCTCAAGAAAAGCCGATTGCAATTGCTCGGAGCTACCTGCATGTTTGTGGCTTCAAAAATGAAGGAAACTATTCCTCTGACCGCAGAAAAACTGTGCATTTATACAGATAACTCCATTAGACCCGACGAATTACTG caaatggagctgctgctggtgaatAAGCTGAAATGGAATCTGGCCGCAATGACCCCACACGATTTCATTGAACATTTCCTCACTAAAATGCCTCTGGCAGAGGACACCAAGCAGATCATCCGTAAACATGCTCAGACTTTTGTGGCTCTGTGCGCTACAG atattaaatttatttcaaaccCACCCTCCATGATCGCAGCTGGCAGCGTGGTAGCAGCTGTGCAAGGCCTGCATCTGGGCAACACTAACACTTTCCTCTCCTATCAATGCCTCACACATTTCCTATCACAAGTTATCAAATGTGACCCG GATTGTTTACGAGCCTGCCAAGAACAGATTGAGTCCCTCCTGGAGTCCAGTCTAcgccaggcacagcagcacaacgTATCCTCAGAAACAAAGACTGTAGAGGACGAAGCAGACCTCTCCTGCACGCCTACTGATGTGCGAGACGTGAACATTTAA
- the LTO1 gene encoding protein LTO1 homolog, protein MADLFDGIVMAEQRFHGEGYQEGLAEGSHAGMAEGRRHGALHGARMGSEIGCYLGFALTWHCLLQKCTDPKNSKKLRALDSLIGMIQKFPYEDPTYDKLQEDLEKIRGKFKQVCSMLNIQSDFRLGNERSSLTF, encoded by the exons ATGGCCGACCTGTTCGATGGCATCGTGATGGCCGAGCAGAG GTTCCACGGGGAGGGCTACCAGGAGGGGCTTGCAGAGGGCAGCCACGCTGGCATGGCTGAGGGCAGGAGGCACGGAGCACTGCACGGAGCCAGGATGGGCTCAGAG attgGCTGCTACCTTGGGTTTGCACTGACGTGGCACTGTCTGCTCCAGAAATGCACAGATCCAAAGAACAG cAAGAAGCTAAGGGCTCTGGATTCATTAATAGGGATGATTCAGAAATTCCCATATGAAGACCCCACTTATGATAAGCTGCAAGAAGATCTGgaaaaaatcagaggaaaattTAAACAG GTTTGTTCAATGCTAAATATTCAGTCTGATTTTAGACTCGGTAATGAGAGATCTTCACTGACATTTTGA